From a region of the Panicum virgatum strain AP13 chromosome 2K, P.virgatum_v5, whole genome shotgun sequence genome:
- the LOC120689315 gene encoding uncharacterized protein LOC120689315, with translation MMQLGRTKDPWKSRDTLNRKLKIRKDYQVTLPLESFLSGPILQDLRREYGKKAAEKATLEDCIVYWRKNRSKYPRPLTDRELLANYEKKEKEEEMERQRLREEGAKKCFTVDPEAKYRKGSWEEYFQKLEANKRMEEMEKMEDLAQEAQMEAMQALVADLPHKVPNVENDVSSASTEVLVVRATQMKSMKAFVGDLPAQDHPSDRKGKAVDTPVVDNQGNSAVQDKGKSASEHDHVPDDGDDDE, from the coding sequence ATGATGCAATTGGGCAGAACAAAAGATCCTTGGAAATCTCGAGACACTTTAAATAGAAAACTGAAGATAAGGAAGGATTACCAAGTTACTTTGCCCCTTGAGTCATTTCTGTCAGGGCCTATACTCCAAGACCTACGGCGTGAGTATGGAAAGAAGGCAGCAGAAAAGGCGACTCTTGAGGATTGCATTGTTTATTGGAGGAAGAACCGAAGCAAGTACCCACGGCCCCTCACAGATAGGGAGCTTTTGGCAAATtatgagaagaaggagaaggaggaggagatggaaaGGCAGAGGTTAAGGGAGGAAGGAGCAAAGAAATGTTTTACTGTTGATCCGGAAGCTAAATACCGAAAGGGTTCATGGGAAgaatattttcagaaattggAGGCTAACAAGAGGAtggaagaaatggaaaagatggAGGATTTAGCTCAGGAGGCTCAGATGGAGGCAATGCAGGCCCTAGTTGCCGATCTGCCACACAAGGTGCCCAACGTTGAGAATGATGTGTCATCCGCAAGCACGGAGGTTTTGGTTGTTAGAGCTACTCAAATGAAGTCAATGAAGGCATTTGTAGGTGACCTACCTGCCCAGGATCACCCGTCTGACAGGAAAGGAAAAGCAGTGGACACACCTGTAGTCGATAACCAAGGGAATAGTGCAGTGCAGGACAAAGGGAAGAGTGCTTCTGAGCATGACCACGTTcctgatgatggagatgatgacgaGTGA